The Limnospira fusiformis SAG 85.79 genomic interval TACATTTACGCGACATTTATCCGGCTATTGCCTGACAATGCGACGATAGCACTATTACCCGTTAAGGTAACAGAGGCGGTATCCCGCAAAGCTTTTAGAAAGATTCCAAAAGCACCGTTCCAGTCCCTGGGTAGAGTGAACCCACACTCCAGACATCGGAACACTTTTGAGCCACCTAGCTGGGAATGGACATGACCACAGTGAGTACAGGTTTTGCTGGTGTATTCTTCCGTCACATCTACAACTGTGGTTCCAGTTATCTCGGCTTGATGTCTCAGGGTTAGTTTGAATCGATAATGCGCCCATGTCAGCATGGCGCGGGCAGTCTTGGATTTGATTTTCCGCTTGGCTTTGGCAACCATGTTGGAAGTCTCGAAGGTCGGCAGAAAAATTAGGCTGTAGTTGTGAGTCAAGTAGTGAGCAATTTGTTTGTGGGCTTCATCAACTAGATTGCGGATTTTGGTTCTCATTCGTTGAGCCGCTTGCCTCATCCGTCGCCTCCTTGAACGACAGGGTTCCTTGGCGATTCGGCTCATCAAATCATCCAAATGTTGACATAACCGAGTGATGCGTCCTATATCTCCGGAGCCCAATTCCAGAAACCGAGAGCCATCAAACCCGGTCATAAAAGTTCGCACACCCGGGTCTAATGCAATTACGCCATTCGCTTCAGTTGGGGTAACGGCAACTGGTTCAGGGAAAATCGCCAACCATCGACCTTTGGTAAACACCAACTGAGTCCCTTGCCCGCAAGTTTTAGGGATGGGTTCGGAAACCATGAAAGTTAATCCTTTCGTTAGTCTTGGATACCAACTCCCTGAAGAGAAATTAGTATTATTGAACTTAATCGCTTGAGAACTATCCCGACAGCTCCTAAACCTTGCGCCAGGACTGGCTGAAAAGGCGAGATAGGCATCAAAGATAGCATTCTGCCGAATATGGCCGGGTGTTTCTTTGACCCATGCAGGCAAGTCGCTCTGCATCACTTCGTTGCGTAATTTCAGTTTGCTTAGTCGTTTACCACTCCTAGATAATGCAATTGCTTGGTTGTAGCAATACCGACAAGCGGCCAACCATTTGCGCCAGACTTGATTTAGCTCGGGGCTGGGGTAAATCCGGATCTTCTTTGACCTGAGTTTTGTATTTACTCCGTCCGTATAATCGGGAACTGAAGCAGTGGAGGATGGCGAGGATGTCCTCAACCATTTGTCGTTCTGGACTGAGACTTGTCTGGTTGAGAACCATGAGTGAGCACCTGTTTTGCTCACAGAGCCATCGAAACAAGTCAAATCCAAACCTTGCCAGTCGGTCTTTATGGGCAATGACAACCATGCGGACATCTCCTGACAAATGATGTCCCAGTAAGGCCAGCATTTTCTTTCCCTTGAAGTTGAGCCCGCCTCCGATTTCTGAGACGACTTCTGCTTCGGGGTAGAGGTTGGACAGTGCGGCCACCTGTCGGTTGAGGTCGGACTGCTGGGCGCAGCTACTAACTCTGGCATAGATAACGACTTTGCGTTTGTCACTGCCTGATTTGGCAGCAGTATATCACTCAACGTTGTATCGTCGTTGCCCAGCGGGGGTTCTGATGGTCTCGATTGAGCCATTTTCGTTCCATCTGCGGAGTGTTCTTTCATGGACTCCAAGGATTTGGGCGGCTTCCTTGGGTTTGACATATCTGGCAATAGGTTTATCCTCAACTCTTCTCGCTTCTTATACCATATTGCCCTAAAATATTAACCTAATTTGAGATTAAATCATGCTCCTAAATCAGACACAAAGGGTAGTCCATCATGTGGGTTTCCCTAACCTCCCTGAATCCTCAAATTATCATCGGTTGGGACTTTTACCTGGGCGCGCCAGAGAAGACGATCGCCCTTTCGGTAGCCAGCAGAAGTGACAGTCACCCTATCTCCCGGCTGTGCAGTTCCCTGGACTAACTGGTGTAGATGCGGATTGTAGGGAACCTCAGAGGCGATCGGTGCAATTATCTCCACTCCCCATTGTTGCACAAGTCGCTCCACTGGTTTCACCAAAGGCAATATATTTTTGGCAGGAATTTGGGGATTTTCCTCAACTTTTTCGGTAACTTTGGGCCAATTCAACAACCAAGATTCCAAAATATCTAAACTAGCTTGTTCAAATTCCCGACCTACAGACTCCCGCAATTGTTCCATCTCAGCTTGTAGCCGTTCATATTCCTGACGGAAAGCCGAATTAAACCCCGAATAGGCGAAGCTACTCTCCTCCGGGGCGAAAATGCTCAACAGTTCCATCAGAGAAATTCCCAGCCCCTCCGCAATTTTCATTAAAACATCCACCCGGGTCTGCATGACCAAACCCTGACATAGCCGAAAGAACTGTCTCTCCTCGACCCCTGAATATCGGCTTAACTCTCGTATACTGGAAAACCCCGCCCGCCGCATAAGTTTTTGTAACTGCGGGGTATAGTCAGATGATGATGGCGACCCGTTCATGGCTAGACAACCTTGCTGTTGACACTCCTCGTCCTGAAGTCCGAGGATTCTTGGGCCCAATCCTGCCTCCACTAACCTAAGTTAGTTTTGGTCTTACAGTTTCATGTCGTATCCGACTACACCTTTTACAGCAAGCACTCGCTATGGACTACTCCCCAAGCGTAAATTCGGGTATGCCCTACCCTATTTTAAGTTCTATTTTCACCCACAGAAGCCATATTCTTTGTTAGAGAGCAGTGAGGTATTGGGGCAACCTAATGGAAGGTTGGTGACACTAGCCTTTTGACAACGGTCAGTTCGCGTGCCACGACTACACATCTGATTTTCCGCTTCTTTGAGTTTTAGCACAAAGTCGCCCTGAAGTGCAAGGTTTTAAACCCATTTCTCTGATAAATGTAGCCTAGCCCAGATGGTGGTTATCAGCAAGTCTATAACCTGGTAATGACCGGAAAACTCAGGAAAATTTATACAACCGGATGAGTGGGACTTAACGGTTGCCCCAGTGTGTCAACCACAAAAACGTAATTTGGGTAATTTGGTATTTAAGCTATCTCCCAGATGGGGTAATGTTTGCCTCGGTCATGTTAAAGGGGCTTTTTACGTCTAGCTCACTGGAGCTTACAAATCCACTCATCTCGTTCCTTAAAGATAGACGACAGAGCAACAGGCTGGCGCTCACCTGTAGGTGTCATCACCCCCTTAACGTAGGTCTAATCCTGGACCTGCATCGATCATCTCCTTTGAGGAGTAATTTCGGGATCGAGCCGGAAATTATCGGATTTTATGCAAGAGTCTAGTGGCTGGCTAATGGCTGATTAGCATTACCCTGTAGGTGGGCTTCTAAGAACCACAGGCGCATATCAGCAGTGCGGGAAATTTCTGTATATAGGTCTGCTGTGTCTGCATCACCCAGATTATCAGTTTTGTCGATCGCCTCTCGCAGGGACTTAGCATACACACCAAAGCGATCGGCCAAAGCCACAATATGATCTGTGCCATTATCAATATTTAGTGGATATTCTGGTAAAATCGATTCAGACGCTGCCCGACGAGCCGTTCCCATCGCATAACCTCCCAGGGCGGTAACTCGTTCAGCAATCATATCCACATATCCCTCTAATTCCCCTGCTAGTTCATCAAACAACAGATGTAGGGAGTAGAAGTTCAGCCCTTTAACATTCCAATGAGCCTGCTTAACCTGGGTTTTCAGGTCGAGAGTAGTTGCTAAACTTTGATTGAGGATTGTGATAATTTGAGACCGGGTGTCTTCCGGTAAATCTATACGGCTTG includes:
- the dps gene encoding DNA starvation/stationary phase protection protein Dps, with translation MTSTTTKTRLYSSRIDLPEDTRSQIITILNQSLATTLDLKTQVKQAHWNVKGLNFYSLHLLFDELAGELEGYVDMIAERVTALGGYAMGTARRAASESILPEYPLNIDNGTDHIVALADRFGVYAKSLREAIDKTDNLGDADTADLYTEISRTADMRLWFLEAHLQGNANQPLASH
- the grpE gene encoding nucleotide exchange factor GrpE, yielding MRRAGFSSIRELSRYSGVEERQFFRLCQGLVMQTRVDVLMKIAEGLGISLMELLSIFAPEESSFAYSGFNSAFRQEYERLQAEMEQLRESVGREFEQASLDILESWLLNWPKVTEKVEENPQIPAKNILPLVKPVERLVQQWGVEIIAPIASEVPYNPHLHQLVQGTAQPGDRVTVTSAGYRKGDRLLWRAQVKVPTDDNLRIQGG
- a CDS encoding RNA-guided endonuclease InsQ/TnpB family protein codes for the protein MAACRYCYNQAIALSRSGKRLSKLKLRNEVMQSDLPAWVKETPGHIRQNAIFDAYLAFSASPGARFRSCRDSSQAIKFNNTNFSSGSWYPRLTKGLTFMVSEPIPKTCGQGTQLVFTKGRWLAIFPEPVAVTPTEANGVIALDPGVRTFMTGFDGSRFLELGSGDIGRITRLCQHLDDLMSRIAKEPCRSRRRRMRQAAQRMRTKIRNLVDEAHKQIAHYLTHNYSLIFLPTFETSNMVAKAKRKIKSKTARAMLTWAHYRFKLTLRHQAEITGTTVVDVTEEYTSKTCTHCGHVHSQLGGSKVFRCLECGFTLPRDWNGAFGIFLKALRDTASVTLTGNSAIVALSGNSRINVA